In the Aneurinibacillus soli genome, one interval contains:
- a CDS encoding SDR family oxidoreductase: MEFQSLQNRIALITGASKGAGRAMCLLFAEEGATVYAAARSTDLLDELVQEAAGLEGQIIAAPCDVTNGAAVEQLIQRITDEKGQIDILINNAGLGHFGAIHELTEAQWDEMMNVNLKGVFLCTKYVTPHLIKQKRGHIINISSVAGTVTFPGGGGYCTTKFGLMAFTDILTQELKSHNVKVSVICPGSIQTYFGGTDPKDYALHPKDVAQIAYQMAAAPEHVILNQVIMRPVVPQTKL, encoded by the coding sequence ATGGAGTTCCAGTCATTACAAAATCGGATTGCTCTCATTACTGGTGCCAGTAAAGGAGCAGGACGTGCGATGTGTCTCTTGTTTGCGGAGGAAGGAGCGACTGTATACGCGGCAGCACGCAGCACCGACTTATTAGACGAGCTTGTACAGGAAGCCGCTGGTCTTGAGGGACAAATTATCGCGGCGCCATGTGACGTAACAAATGGTGCCGCTGTCGAGCAACTGATTCAACGCATTACAGACGAAAAAGGACAGATTGATATTTTGATTAACAATGCAGGACTCGGGCATTTCGGGGCGATTCATGAGCTGACGGAAGCACAGTGGGATGAGATGATGAATGTAAACCTGAAGGGCGTATTTTTGTGCACGAAATATGTTACTCCACATCTTATCAAGCAAAAACGTGGGCATATTATTAATATCTCAAGTGTCGCGGGAACGGTTACTTTCCCAGGCGGAGGGGGTTACTGCACAACCAAATTCGGCTTGATGGCGTTCACCGATATTTTGACACAGGAGCTGAAATCGCATAACGTTAAAGTATCCGTCATCTGCCCTGGCTCGATCCAGACATACTTCGGTGGCACCGATCCGAAAGACTATGCGCTGCATCCGAAAGATGTCGCACAGATTGCCTATCAGATGGCTGCCGCACCAGAGCATGTCATTTTGAATCAAGTGATTATGCGCCCGGTTGTGCCGCAGACAAAACTTTAA
- a CDS encoding sensor histidine kinase, whose translation MFRLILDWFGVNKSIFRKLLLSYMVTVLLGLGALGLSMSVLAKNYIYDGTKEELLRKAKKVNLAIQTSQANPWNEDQTQSILAFLDQTFDTRIWVFDQSGHIIATSTRDEVFIGKSVAPQIVEQVMHGQNVVQNLAFAGLTKPMVSVVVPWGQKDKIFGGIVLHAPVEGIEETVGNMRVMILWATLLGILLSTAMVSYLSWTISRPLKRMDMVALEIEKGNYEQRIEVTSEDEIGDLARSMNRMAATLAHVEAERDELDKVRQDFIANVSHELRTPLTTMQGFLEALQDGLVQDGASRHKYYDVMYKETLHMSRLVDDLLELVRLTKHEFNLVKQPVNMEALLNRLAFTFTAEAEKRGLALRLALDLPLPAVLGDAGRIEQIFVNLLGNALKFTEHGYIELAAREEKGGVEVTVTDTGIGIAEADLAHVWDRFFKVDRVRSRSETGTGLGLAIVQELVGLHEGVITVQSKLGEGTVFTVWLPGNEEQT comes from the coding sequence GTGTTCCGTCTAATTCTTGACTGGTTTGGCGTTAACAAAAGTATTTTTCGTAAATTGTTGCTTAGTTACATGGTAACGGTGCTGCTCGGACTCGGTGCACTCGGATTGTCGATGTCCGTGCTCGCCAAAAATTACATATACGATGGAACAAAAGAAGAATTGTTGCGCAAGGCGAAGAAGGTGAATCTAGCCATTCAGACAAGCCAGGCAAATCCGTGGAATGAAGACCAGACCCAATCGATTCTTGCGTTTCTTGATCAAACGTTTGATACGCGTATCTGGGTGTTTGATCAGAGTGGTCATATTATCGCAACGTCTACACGCGACGAAGTGTTTATCGGTAAATCTGTTGCCCCGCAGATTGTGGAGCAGGTCATGCACGGACAGAATGTCGTGCAGAACCTTGCATTTGCAGGCTTAACCAAACCGATGGTATCGGTTGTAGTACCGTGGGGACAAAAAGATAAAATATTTGGTGGTATCGTGCTCCATGCCCCTGTAGAAGGCATCGAAGAGACGGTTGGCAATATGCGCGTGATGATTTTATGGGCGACGCTTCTCGGTATTCTTCTGTCGACGGCGATGGTATCGTATTTATCGTGGACGATCTCTAGGCCATTGAAGCGGATGGATATGGTGGCGCTTGAAATTGAAAAAGGGAATTACGAGCAGCGCATTGAGGTTACGTCAGAAGATGAGATTGGGGATTTGGCGCGGTCGATGAATCGGATGGCGGCCACACTTGCCCATGTGGAAGCCGAGCGGGATGAACTGGATAAAGTACGGCAAGACTTTATTGCGAATGTGTCGCATGAGCTGCGCACACCGCTGACGACGATGCAGGGATTCCTTGAAGCGCTACAAGACGGGCTTGTACAAGACGGAGCATCACGTCATAAATATTATGATGTCATGTATAAGGAAACGTTGCATATGAGCCGTCTGGTGGATGACCTGCTTGAACTGGTCCGACTGACAAAGCATGAATTTAATCTGGTCAAACAGCCGGTTAATATGGAGGCATTGTTGAATCGGCTGGCTTTTACGTTTACTGCAGAGGCAGAGAAGCGTGGACTCGCGCTTCGTCTTGCCCTAGATCTTCCTCTTCCAGCCGTGCTGGGAGATGCGGGCCGAATTGAGCAGATTTTTGTGAATTTGCTGGGCAATGCGCTGAAGTTTACCGAGCATGGATACATTGAGCTGGCTGCTCGAGAAGAGAAGGGCGGAGTGGAAGTGACGGTTACCGATACGGGGATTGGCATTGCCGAAGCTGATCTAGCCCATGTTTGGGATCGTTTTTTCAAAGTAGATCGAGTTCGATCGCGCTCAGAAACAGGAACAGGATTAGGGCTAGCGATTGTGCAGGAACTAGTTGGTTTGCATGAAGGGGTTATCACGGTGCAGAGTAAACTAGGAGAAGGGACTGTATTTACGGTATGGCTCCCGGGCAATGAAGAACAGACGTAG
- a CDS encoding acyl-CoA thioesterase, which yields MEASLEIIVRSTEIDVNGHVNNAKYLEYLEWGREEWYEQAQLPYDKFLEMNIQTVTVNINVNYRKECLQNDRLTITTRPEKIGRTSYVLKQEIHNQRGELVADALVTSVAMDSKERTSRPVPNELAALFS from the coding sequence ATGGAAGCATCTCTCGAGATTATTGTCCGTTCTACTGAGATCGATGTGAATGGACATGTAAACAACGCAAAGTATCTGGAATATTTGGAATGGGGACGTGAAGAATGGTACGAACAGGCGCAACTGCCGTATGATAAATTTCTGGAGATGAACATTCAGACCGTAACGGTAAACATTAATGTAAACTACCGCAAAGAATGCCTGCAGAATGATCGACTGACAATCACAACAAGACCAGAGAAAATCGGGCGTACAAGCTATGTACTGAAACAGGAAATTCATAATCAACGTGGCGAATTAGTAGCGGATGCGCTCGTAACGAGTGTAGCCATGGACAGCAAAGAGCGTACAAGCCGCCCGGTACCGAACGAGCTGGCAGCGTTGTTTAGCTAG
- a CDS encoding hotdog fold thioesterase, translating to MQETMMGALGIEITDITPDRVVGTMPVHNATHQPFGMLHGGASVALAETLASMGTWNLIDQETEAAFGLEINANHVRSKQDGIVTGVATPLHKGRTTMIWEIKITDEEDKLICVSRCTVAVVKQRQK from the coding sequence ATGCAGGAAACGATGATGGGAGCGCTTGGCATCGAGATTACCGATATAACACCGGATCGTGTAGTGGGGACGATGCCGGTACATAACGCAACCCATCAGCCGTTTGGTATGCTGCACGGCGGCGCATCGGTCGCACTTGCTGAAACGCTGGCGAGTATGGGGACGTGGAATTTGATTGATCAGGAGACGGAAGCGGCATTTGGCTTAGAGATTAACGCGAACCATGTGCGCAGCAAACAGGATGGGATCGTGACAGGGGTAGCCACGCCACTCCACAAGGGGCGAACCACGATGATCTGGGAGATTAAAATCACAGATGAAGAGGATAAATTAATTTGTGTATCGCGGTGTACAGTAGCGGTGGTGAAGCAGCGGCAGAAGTAA
- a CDS encoding response regulator transcription factor, whose amino-acid sequence MNGTKVLVADDDVNVIEIIRLYFSQHHIELIEAHDGSEAVRLAETEKPDAIILDVMMPVMDGYEACREIRKTMDTPIIMLSAKGEEFDRVLGLELGADDYVTKPFSPRELVARIKAIFRRMQPRVSEEKEAVVQEIRFSDLVIDLQGRQVIVAGEKVAFRPKEFDLLVFLARSSGSVFTREQLLEQIWGYDFFGDIRTVDVHIKKIRQHLAALPYECIHTVWGVGYKFEVEACSV is encoded by the coding sequence ATGAACGGAACAAAAGTACTCGTTGCAGATGATGATGTGAATGTAATTGAGATTATTCGTCTGTACTTTTCCCAACACCATATTGAGCTGATTGAAGCGCATGACGGAAGTGAAGCGGTACGTCTGGCGGAGACGGAGAAGCCGGATGCGATTATTCTTGATGTGATGATGCCTGTGATGGATGGATATGAAGCGTGCCGGGAGATTCGCAAAACGATGGATACGCCGATCATCATGTTGTCTGCTAAAGGGGAGGAGTTCGACCGGGTACTCGGTCTTGAACTCGGAGCGGATGACTATGTCACCAAACCGTTCAGCCCCCGGGAATTAGTGGCCCGCATTAAAGCGATTTTTCGGCGCATGCAGCCTCGAGTATCGGAAGAGAAGGAAGCAGTTGTTCAGGAGATCCGCTTTTCCGATTTAGTGATTGACTTGCAAGGGCGGCAGGTGATTGTAGCGGGAGAAAAAGTAGCGTTTCGTCCGAAAGAATTTGATCTGCTTGTTTTTCTTGCCCGCTCATCTGGTAGTGTATTCACGCGGGAGCAGCTTCTTGAACAAATCTGGGGCTATGATTTTTTTGGAGATATCCGCACGGTAGACGTGCATATCAAAAAAATCCGCCAGCATCTTGCAGCACTTCCTTATGAGTGTATTCACACAGTATGGGGTGTCGGCTATAAGTTTGAGGTGGAAGCGTGTTCCGTCTAA
- a CDS encoding peptidylprolyl isomerase, with protein sequence MKKWLTLCIMATLVIVLAIGCSQPQAQTPQNTQKQTPTPQDVPKPAKQWSKAPEMKINPNKKYFAHFDTSKGKFTVELYAKDEPMTVNNFVFLAKQKYYDGNVFHRIIRDFMIQSGDPTGTGAGGPGYQFNDELPNKHKHKKGTLAMANRGPNTNGSQFFIGTGPQVDMLNQPQYDKYVVFGEVTTGLDVVEKIAATPVKESPAREKSLPTEKVVINTITIEEK encoded by the coding sequence ATGAAAAAATGGCTTACTTTATGTATCATGGCTACTCTCGTTATAGTCCTTGCCATCGGATGCAGTCAACCACAGGCACAGACACCGCAAAATACACAGAAACAAACACCGACACCACAGGATGTACCAAAGCCGGCCAAGCAGTGGAGCAAGGCTCCTGAAATGAAGATCAATCCAAACAAAAAATATTTTGCGCACTTTGATACATCTAAAGGAAAATTCACTGTGGAACTGTATGCAAAAGACGAACCTATGACTGTGAACAACTTTGTTTTCCTTGCCAAACAAAAATATTATGACGGGAACGTATTCCATCGCATTATCCGCGACTTCATGATACAAAGTGGCGATCCAACTGGAACTGGCGCCGGCGGACCAGGATATCAGTTCAATGATGAGCTTCCAAATAAACACAAGCACAAAAAAGGAACACTAGCAATGGCCAACCGTGGTCCAAATACGAATGGAAGCCAGTTCTTTATCGGCACAGGTCCACAAGTTGATATGTTGAATCAGCCACAGTATGATAAATATGTCGTTTTCGGAGAAGTAACAACAGGGTTAGATGTTGTTGAAAAAATCGCAGCTACTCCAGTCAAAGAAAGTCCAGCCAGAGAAAAAAGCCTCCCAACAGAAAAAGTGGTCATTAACACGATTACAATTGAAGAGAAATAA